AAACGGGCGCATTCTCGGTCATTGAGCTGGTGGTCGGACCCGGCTTTTGGTTCTGCACAGCCCATAACTATCTGCTGATGTTGTGTGGAGCGATCCTGATCCTTGGAGCGTTCCTGCGCTCAAACCCCTTATACCGGAAGCAGGCGACGACGATGCTGCTGGCGGCGCTTTTTCCCTGGGCAGGTAACGTCCTGTTCGTTGCAGGATGGACTCCGCTGGAGCACCTTGACCTCACGCCATTTGCCTTCGTCGTCAGCGGCATGCTCTGCGGATGGGCCATTCTTCATCAGGGGTTGCTGGACCTCATACCGGTAGCGCACGCTTCCATCGTGAGCGGAATTACCGACAGCATTATCGTGCTCGACAGGCAGAATCGCCTCGTCGAAACAAATCCTTCTGCGCAACGCCTCGTGAGTCTGTCAGCCGCAGACATGCTTGGCAGGCCGTTACAGGAGATCCTGCCGGAACTCAGCCGCCAGTTCGATCCTTCCCTCGTAAAAATCATCGCAGTCGAGGACATCGAATTCGGCACGGGGGCGGACAGGCGCATCTATGAACTCAGGCTTTCTCCTCTTGCCGACCGAAAGGGGGTGCAGATTGGGAAGGTCCTCGTTCTCCGCGATGTGACGAAGAACCGGTTGGCGGAGGAGAATGCGAAACAACAAAATGAATTTCTGCGAAACGTGGTGGAATCTATTACCCACCCGTTCTATGTGCTGGATGCCGAAACCTTCGCCATCAAACTGGCGAATTCAGCCGCTATCGCGGGAGGCATGCCAGGCGAGTCTACCTGCTACGCTCTCACTCACCGCAAAGACAGGCCATGCGATTCCACAGGACATCCCTGCCCGCTCAAGAAGGTGAAGCAAACCAAAAAGCCGGTTTCAATAGAGCATATTCATGACGAAGGCGACGGCCCGCCAAAACATTTCCAGGTTTACGGATATCCGATACTCGATAATGAAGGGACTGTCGTGCAAATGATCGAATATCATCTGGATATTACCGCTCGCCGGCGGATGGAGGAGGCGCTTCGCGAGAGCGAGGCCAGGCTTCGGGCCGTCATCGAAAGCCTGCCGTTCGACTTCTTCATGCTCGACAATGACGGTCGTTACGTCATGCAGAACTCCACCTGTAAAAAGCAGTGGGGCAATGTACTCGGCAAGAGGCCGGAAGAACTTGATGTGAGTGAAGAGAGCCTGTTGTTGTGGAGGAGCAATTATGACGGGGCCTATAGCGGTGAGACCGTTCAGGGAGACGTCTTCCTCGGCGCCAAAAGGGGATTCTGCCACAATATTGCCGCTCCGATTGTCGATCAGGGCAAAGTGAACGGCATCCTGGGCATAAACATCGACATTACCGAACGCAAGCGAATGGAAGAGGAATTGGTGCGACATCGGGAGCGCCTGCAAGACTTGGTGGCGGAGCGTACGGAGGAGTTGGCAACGACGAATGCGAAACTGATCGAAGAGATCGCCGAACGAAGGAAAAAGGAACAGGCGCTTCAGGAGAGCGAGGAGTTGTATCGAAACCTCTTCGAAAATTCAATACAGGGGATCTTCATCATGGATCTCAACGGCAGATTCGTGTCCTGTAACCCAGCCCTCGAAAAGGTCCTGGGATACACCTCCAAGGAAATCCTCGGTAAGAGCTTCCATGAGCATGTAGCACCAGGCGCCGAGAAAATGCTTCTCCGGGAGTACGGCAAACTCTTCCGGAGCGGAGTGCCGATCAGAAATCTGCGGTACGAAATAATCGGAAAGGGCGGAGAGAGAAGGACCGTCGAAACAAACGTGAGTCTGATCAGGAAAGGCAATCGCTCGATCGGGTTTCAGGGAACCGCCACCGACATCACCGATCAGGTG
This genomic window from Candidatus Abyssobacteria bacterium SURF_5 contains:
- a CDS encoding PAS domain S-box protein — protein: MWHLSPALLLLLILSGIGTFMLALYFSQKREAPEATTLFILMTAAAVWCFAYMLELGSVELSGKLFWAKMKYFGIVAVSPTWLILCLQYTNRETWIKPRYIGLLCIVPLFNLILVWTNHLHTLYWTGAALEKTGAFSVIELVVGPGFWFCTAHNYLLMLCGAILILGAFLRSNPLYRKQATTMLLAALFPWAGNVLFVAGWTPLEHLDLTPFAFVVSGMLCGWAILHQGLLDLIPVAHASIVSGITDSIIVLDRQNRLVETNPSAQRLVSLSAADMLGRPLQEILPELSRQFDPSLVKIIAVEDIEFGTGADRRIYELRLSPLADRKGVQIGKVLVLRDVTKNRLAEENAKQQNEFLRNVVESITHPFYVLDAETFAIKLANSAAIAGGMPGESTCYALTHRKDRPCDSTGHPCPLKKVKQTKKPVSIEHIHDEGDGPPKHFQVYGYPILDNEGTVVQMIEYHLDITARRRMEEALRESEARLRAVIESLPFDFFMLDNDGRYVMQNSTCKKQWGNVLGKRPEELDVSEESLLLWRSNYDGAYSGETVQGDVFLGAKRGFCHNIAAPIVDQGKVNGILGINIDITERKRMEEELVRHRERLQDLVAERTEELATTNAKLIEEIAERRKKEQALQESEELYRNLFENSIQGIFIMDLNGRFVSCNPALEKVLGYTSKEILGKSFHEHVAPGAEKMLLREYGKLFRSGVPIRNLRYEIIGKGGERRTVETNVSLIRKGNRSIGFQGTATDITDQVQAQDALMKSEERYRLLVDNSLTAIYVLQDEKVQFVNSRSEEIIGYNPSELLGKPFYEFLHPADRQVAREFVATSLSGESRGGRFQARVLHKNESVRWLEALASTIRIRRKIRAAGQYHRRHRAERSERSPSRKRRKVPTHSRNHPERLLDQQSGNQENALR